From a single Georhizobium profundi genomic region:
- a CDS encoding LLM class flavin-dependent oxidoreductase produces the protein MTSKRQMKLGAFLYPTGHHVAAWRHPQANARAGIDIEHYKLLAQTAERGLFDLLFLADGVGMRGDDIDVLSRTAIRYTAQFEPLTLLSALSALTKHVGLVATASTTYNEPYHVARKFASLDFLSGGRAGWNTVTSADDHEALNFGFDQQIAHPNRYKRAEEFLDVVRGLWDSWEDDAFVRDKESGLYFEPEKLHILNHRGPHFQVRGPLNIPRPPQGYPVLVQAGSSDAGKSLAARTAEVVFTAQQTVEDARSFYTDLKGRLAAFGRQPNALLIMPGVFPVVAETRSEAEDKFAALQDLIHPEVSISALSRLFGHDLSQFPADGPLPEGLAETEGHRSRQQVFIDKAKRENLSILQLANSVAGARGHWQLVGSPSDIADALEERFTGGGADGFNVMPPYFPGGLTDFVDLVIPELQRRGLFRQRYEGQTLRENLGLARPAHPASQPSTNHRRTA, from the coding sequence ATGACGTCGAAGCGCCAGATGAAGCTCGGAGCGTTTCTCTATCCGACCGGCCACCACGTCGCCGCATGGCGCCACCCGCAAGCCAATGCGCGGGCCGGTATTGATATCGAACATTACAAGCTGCTGGCTCAGACGGCCGAGCGCGGACTGTTCGATCTGCTGTTTCTCGCTGACGGCGTCGGCATGCGTGGCGACGATATCGACGTCCTGTCGCGCACTGCCATTCGATATACGGCGCAGTTCGAGCCGCTGACGCTTCTCTCGGCCCTGTCGGCCCTCACTAAGCATGTCGGCCTCGTCGCCACCGCTTCGACGACCTACAACGAGCCCTATCATGTCGCGCGCAAATTTGCTTCGCTGGACTTCCTGAGTGGCGGACGCGCCGGCTGGAACACCGTGACATCTGCCGATGATCACGAGGCTCTGAATTTCGGCTTCGACCAGCAAATCGCGCACCCGAACCGCTACAAGCGCGCGGAAGAGTTCCTCGATGTCGTGCGCGGGCTCTGGGACAGCTGGGAAGACGATGCCTTCGTCCGCGACAAGGAAAGCGGTCTCTATTTCGAGCCGGAGAAGCTGCACATCCTCAATCATCGCGGGCCGCATTTTCAGGTTCGCGGTCCGCTCAACATCCCGCGTCCGCCGCAGGGCTATCCGGTTCTCGTGCAGGCGGGATCCTCCGATGCCGGCAAGTCGCTCGCCGCGCGCACCGCAGAAGTCGTCTTCACCGCTCAGCAGACGGTGGAGGATGCCCGATCCTTCTACACGGACCTGAAGGGACGCCTCGCCGCCTTCGGTCGGCAGCCGAATGCGCTGCTCATCATGCCCGGCGTCTTCCCGGTCGTTGCCGAAACCCGCAGCGAAGCCGAGGATAAGTTCGCGGCACTGCAGGACCTCATCCATCCCGAAGTCTCGATCTCAGCGCTCTCCCGACTCTTCGGGCACGACCTTTCCCAGTTCCCGGCGGATGGTCCGCTGCCCGAGGGGCTGGCCGAAACGGAAGGCCACCGCAGCCGTCAGCAGGTCTTCATCGACAAAGCCAAGCGCGAGAATCTCTCGATCCTTCAACTCGCCAATTCGGTCGCCGGTGCGCGCGGTCACTGGCAGCTCGTCGGGTCGCCTTCGGACATCGCCGACGCCTTGGAGGAACGCTTCACCGGCGGCGGCGCGGACGGCTTCAACGTCATGCCACCCTACTTCCCGGGCGGGCTTACCGACTTCGTCGATCTCGTCATTCCCGAACTGCAGCGCCGCGGTCTCTTCCGTCAGCGCTACGAGGGCCAGACGCTGCGCGAAAATCTCGGCCTTGCACGTCCGGCCCACCCCGCCTCGCAACCATCGACAAACCATCGCCGAACAGCCTGA
- a CDS encoding ABC transporter substrate-binding protein has protein sequence MRRREFTHSVAALAIATTLGLGFSTGAARAEGQIRIAEQYGISYLALHVIRDQKLLEKHGEAAGIEITPVWAQLGGGAASNDALLSGSVDIVSAGIGPLLTIWDRTHGNADVKAIASLVQAPFYLVTNNRNVKTLADFTENDKIALPSVGVSVQARTLQIAAAKEFGQENFDRLDNLTVTLPHPDATQALISNSGAITAHFSSIPFHDRALETEGVHKVLDSYEVLGGPATSVAIYTTTAFREDNPLTYQAFVDALDEAATFIENNKEEAADIYLRVNNSQEDRDFILSILNDPQISFDPTPQRTEVYADFLHEVGALTNQAESWRDYFFDDLHAREGS, from the coding sequence ATGCGTCGTAGAGAATTCACCCATTCCGTCGCCGCCCTGGCGATCGCCACCACACTCGGCCTCGGCTTCTCGACCGGAGCCGCGCGGGCAGAAGGCCAGATCCGCATTGCCGAACAGTACGGCATCTCATACCTGGCGCTGCACGTCATCCGCGACCAGAAGCTACTCGAAAAGCATGGCGAGGCAGCCGGCATCGAGATTACGCCGGTATGGGCACAGCTGGGCGGTGGCGCCGCTTCAAACGATGCGCTGCTGTCCGGCTCGGTCGACATCGTCAGCGCCGGCATCGGCCCGCTTCTCACGATCTGGGACCGCACGCATGGCAATGCGGACGTCAAGGCGATCGCGTCGCTCGTCCAGGCGCCGTTCTACCTCGTGACCAACAATCGGAACGTGAAGACGCTGGCCGACTTCACCGAGAACGACAAGATCGCGCTGCCGTCGGTCGGCGTTTCCGTTCAGGCGCGCACGTTGCAGATCGCTGCGGCCAAGGAGTTCGGACAGGAGAATTTCGACCGGCTCGACAATCTGACTGTCACCCTGCCCCACCCGGATGCGACACAAGCGCTGATCTCCAATTCCGGCGCGATCACGGCGCACTTCTCGAGCATTCCCTTCCATGACCGCGCGCTCGAAACCGAAGGCGTGCACAAGGTGCTCGACTCCTACGAGGTGCTCGGCGGTCCGGCGACATCGGTCGCCATCTACACGACGACCGCGTTTCGAGAGGACAACCCGCTCACCTACCAGGCGTTCGTGGATGCGCTGGATGAGGCTGCGACATTCATCGAGAACAACAAGGAAGAAGCGGCCGACATCTATCTGCGGGTCAACAACTCCCAGGAAGATCGCGACTTCATCCTCTCCATCCTCAACGATCCGCAGATCTCCTTCGACCCGACGCCGCAGCGCACGGAAGTCTATGCGGATTTCCTGCATGAAGTGGGCGCGCTGACGAACCAGGCCGAGAGCTGGCGCGACTACTTCTTCGACGACCTCCATGCGCGTGAAGGCAGCTGA
- a CDS encoding ABC transporter ATP-binding protein — MNAHVQFTAAHQRQPQTAPDVVTVQDVTLRYATERGTLTAAEDISFTIREGERFVLLGPSGCGKSSLLKSVAGFLPPASGSISIRGRAVERPGPDRMVVFQEFDQLLPWKTVIDNVAFPLRVAKKLDRAKARERARSALDKVGLSRALDVYPHTLSGGMKQRAAIARALAMESDILLMDEPFAALDALTRRTLQEDLLALVEELRLTLLFVTHSIEEAVLIGTDLHLLSAHPGRTIKTVHTSHLTLADEGTAAFDDLVGDVRRTLFAKPEGGDHG; from the coding sequence ATGAACGCTCACGTTCAGTTCACCGCCGCGCACCAAAGGCAACCGCAAACGGCACCGGACGTGGTCACCGTTCAGGACGTGACGCTGCGTTACGCAACGGAACGCGGAACGCTGACGGCCGCGGAGGACATCTCCTTCACCATCCGCGAAGGCGAGCGGTTCGTGCTGCTCGGCCCTTCGGGTTGCGGCAAGTCCTCGCTCCTGAAATCGGTGGCAGGATTCCTGCCGCCGGCTTCGGGCTCGATCTCCATCCGCGGCCGCGCCGTCGAGCGTCCCGGCCCGGACCGCATGGTCGTCTTCCAGGAGTTCGACCAGCTGCTGCCCTGGAAGACCGTGATCGACAATGTCGCCTTCCCTTTGCGGGTCGCAAAGAAGCTCGATCGTGCAAAGGCGCGCGAGCGGGCGCGGTCAGCGCTCGACAAGGTCGGCCTGTCGCGCGCCCTCGACGTCTACCCGCACACGCTGTCTGGCGGCATGAAACAACGTGCGGCGATTGCCCGGGCGCTGGCGATGGAATCGGACATACTGCTGATGGACGAGCCTTTCGCGGCACTCGACGCCTTGACCCGCCGCACGCTGCAGGAAGATCTTCTGGCGCTCGTGGAAGAGCTGCGACTGACGCTGCTATTCGTGACGCACTCGATCGAAGAGGCGGTCCTGATCGGCACGGATCTGCATCTCCTGTCTGCGCATCCGGGCCGCACGATCAAGACGGTGCACACCTCCCATCTGACGCTTGCGGATGAAGGCACCGCCGCCTTCGACGATCTCGTCGGCGATGTGCGCCGCACGCTCTTTGCCAAGCCGGAGGGCGGTGACCATGGCTGA
- a CDS encoding ABC transporter permease has translation MAELQLSDRSAAISPVGPSLWQNVWVRRVVILLLIGAIWQAAALWQNNPIMLPSLTDTFSALINGLAREGLVSAIAASLTTLIKGYVLAVLIALVLVALATTNDFLRETLQTLTAMFNPLPAIALLPLALLWFGLGEASLLFVIAHSVVWPFALAALTGFQSVPETQRMVGRNIGLTGFAYVWQILIPSALPSLISGLKIAWAFAWRTLIAAELIFGVTATSGGLGWYIFRNRNELYTDKVFAGLAVVILIGLVVELVIFKTLEQRTIRRWGMQR, from the coding sequence ATGGCTGAGCTGCAGCTTTCCGACAGATCCGCCGCGATATCGCCTGTTGGGCCGTCGCTCTGGCAGAATGTCTGGGTTCGACGCGTCGTGATCCTGTTGCTCATCGGCGCCATCTGGCAGGCGGCTGCGCTCTGGCAGAACAATCCGATCATGCTGCCGAGCCTGACCGACACGTTCTCGGCGCTGATTAACGGTCTAGCTCGCGAGGGGCTGGTGAGTGCGATAGCCGCGTCGCTGACGACGCTGATCAAAGGCTACGTGCTTGCCGTTCTCATCGCGCTTGTCCTCGTCGCACTTGCCACGACGAACGACTTCCTGCGCGAGACGCTGCAAACGCTGACGGCGATGTTCAACCCTTTGCCGGCGATTGCCCTTCTGCCGCTCGCGCTGCTCTGGTTCGGGCTCGGTGAAGCAAGCCTTCTCTTCGTGATCGCGCACTCGGTCGTGTGGCCCTTTGCGCTCGCGGCACTGACGGGCTTTCAGTCGGTGCCGGAAACGCAGCGCATGGTCGGTCGCAATATCGGCCTCACGGGCTTTGCCTATGTCTGGCAGATCCTGATCCCATCCGCCCTGCCATCGCTGATCTCGGGCCTCAAGATCGCCTGGGCCTTCGCGTGGCGCACGCTCATTGCCGCCGAGCTGATCTTCGGCGTGACGGCCACGTCCGGCGGGCTTGGCTGGTACATCTTCCGCAACCGCAACGAACTCTACACCGACAAGGTCTTTGCCGGTCTCGCCGTGGTCATTCTCATCGGCCTGGTCGTCGAACTTGTCATCTTCAAAACGCTGGAACAGCGCACCATCAGACGCTGGGGAATGCAACGATGA
- a CDS encoding NAD(P)H-dependent oxidoreductase: MNAVTNSIHSNNIEPIAAPSGLRGGKPKLVVFSGNTRRPSKSRLLAGAIAEEVLRRVEVEIKTIDLSELGDTSLAGWDSGKVGEPLKAIVRTIEEADALIAVTPVYKGSYTGLFKHVIDGVKPEALNGKPVIIGATGGGFRHALVVEHQLRPLFGFFNAQVAGAAVYASDGELVDPDITDIALVSRIRLAAEQIVPLLEHQFAKSAAFQA, encoded by the coding sequence ATGAATGCAGTGACCAATTCCATTCATTCCAACAACATCGAACCGATCGCAGCGCCGTCCGGGCTTCGCGGTGGCAAGCCGAAGCTCGTCGTCTTCAGTGGCAACACGCGCCGCCCGTCCAAGTCGCGGCTCCTGGCGGGTGCGATCGCCGAGGAGGTGCTTCGCCGCGTCGAGGTCGAGATCAAGACCATCGATCTCAGCGAACTCGGTGACACGAGCCTTGCCGGCTGGGACAGCGGCAAGGTCGGCGAGCCGCTGAAGGCGATCGTGCGCACGATCGAGGAGGCCGATGCGCTGATTGCCGTCACCCCCGTCTACAAAGGCAGCTATACCGGCCTCTTCAAGCACGTCATCGACGGCGTGAAGCCCGAAGCGCTCAACGGCAAACCCGTCATCATCGGCGCAACGGGCGGCGGCTTCCGTCACGCGCTCGTGGTGGAGCATCAGTTGCGTCCGCTGTTCGGCTTCTTCAACGCGCAGGTCGCCGGCGCAGCGGTCTATGCCAGCGATGGCGAACTGGTCGATCCCGATATCACCGATATCGCGCTTGTCAGCCGGATCCGGCTTGCTGCCGAGCAGATCGTGCCCCTTCTGGAGCATCAATTCGCAAAATCAGCAGCTTTTCAGGCTTAA
- a CDS encoding RrF2 family transcriptional regulator: MLTRKGKYGLKALIHLANNPDRQFIVNDIAKDNAIPKKFLDTILNELRNAGFVHSRKGKDGGYRLARPAEEIMVGHVVRVLDGPLAPIPCASRTRYQPCDDCDVETCQVRHIMLEVREAIAGVLDKSSLAAMRDIDVDDPAEALRYTV, encoded by the coding sequence ATGCTCACCCGCAAGGGAAAATACGGTCTGAAAGCGCTGATCCATCTGGCCAACAATCCGGATCGACAGTTCATCGTGAACGACATCGCCAAGGACAACGCGATCCCGAAGAAGTTTCTGGACACGATCCTGAACGAACTTCGCAACGCCGGCTTCGTGCACAGCCGCAAGGGCAAGGACGGCGGCTATCGTTTGGCACGGCCAGCCGAAGAAATCATGGTTGGCCACGTGGTGCGTGTTCTGGACGGGCCGCTGGCGCCTATCCCCTGCGCCAGCCGGACGCGTTACCAGCCCTGCGACGATTGCGACGTGGAGACCTGTCAGGTGCGCCACATCATGCTGGAAGTGCGCGAGGCGATCGCCGGCGTGCTCGACAAGTCGAGCCTTGCCGCCATGCGCGACATCGATGTGGACGATCCGGCCGAGGCGCTCCGCTACACCGTCTAA
- a CDS encoding FAD/NAD(P)-binding protein encodes MSAAELAVSARLQQISVIIIGGGASGVLMAAHLLRSQSASFRLTLVERSEAIAEGVAYSTDLPEHVLNVSVKGMSALADDRSHFERWLGAFSNNKINPASYVARSLYGLYLADLLSHLRAIDDGKRFHTVTDEALDVTETPTGVEVHLGNGTSLIGHIAILATGHEARAAQTSAGSSAAGDAQLPILIVGTGLSMVDTFLAAARRKNHPPVIAISRHGLLPHAHTTAPPIAIDAADIPFGTKLSFLMRWLRVLIAELADQGIDWRSVIDGMRPHCQDIWRSWTPETKRRFLRHARPWWSIHRHRLAPPIHERLTKAVSNGHLAVQAATIVDVADSDGALAVTLRGRKTGEETLLKVARIEDCTGLHFDVTQSRQALLQNLVSRGAVRGDPLAIGLDVTERCAAIDLDGKPSKRLFAIGPITRGTFLEIEGIPNIRDQCAAVAATLSARFAKVEHSTTAES; translated from the coding sequence ATGAGCGCGGCGGAACTGGCCGTGTCAGCCAGGCTGCAACAGATATCCGTCATCATCATCGGCGGCGGCGCCAGCGGCGTCCTCATGGCAGCACATCTCCTGCGGTCTCAGTCCGCATCCTTCCGCTTGACGCTCGTGGAACGCAGCGAGGCGATCGCCGAGGGCGTCGCCTATTCCACCGACCTCCCCGAGCATGTCCTGAATGTCAGCGTGAAGGGAATGAGCGCGCTTGCCGACGATCGCTCCCATTTCGAGCGCTGGCTCGGCGCCTTCAGCAACAACAAGATCAATCCGGCAAGCTATGTCGCTCGAAGCCTCTACGGGCTGTATCTGGCGGATCTTCTCAGCCATCTCAGAGCGATCGACGACGGCAAGCGGTTTCATACGGTGACGGACGAAGCCCTCGATGTCACCGAAACGCCAACAGGCGTCGAAGTGCATCTCGGCAATGGGACGAGCCTCATCGGCCATATCGCCATTCTTGCGACGGGACATGAAGCGCGTGCGGCACAGACCAGCGCTGGATCCAGCGCGGCCGGCGATGCCCAATTGCCGATCCTGATCGTCGGGACCGGTCTTTCGATGGTCGATACCTTTCTGGCCGCAGCACGGCGCAAGAACCATCCGCCGGTGATCGCGATTTCCCGGCACGGTCTCCTTCCCCATGCCCACACCACTGCGCCGCCGATTGCCATCGATGCAGCGGACATTCCCTTCGGAACGAAGCTCTCTTTCCTGATGCGCTGGCTTCGGGTCCTCATCGCCGAGCTGGCCGACCAGGGCATCGACTGGCGCAGCGTCATCGATGGCATGCGGCCCCATTGCCAGGACATCTGGCGCAGCTGGACGCCGGAGACGAAGCGCCGCTTTCTCCGCCACGCGCGTCCCTGGTGGTCGATCCATCGACACCGGCTGGCACCGCCCATTCATGAACGGCTGACGAAGGCCGTTTCCAATGGGCATCTGGCGGTTCAGGCCGCAACGATCGTCGATGTCGCCGACTCAGACGGTGCGCTCGCCGTGACGCTGCGCGGCCGGAAGACCGGCGAGGAGACGCTTCTCAAGGTTGCCCGGATCGAGGACTGCACCGGGCTTCATTTCGACGTGACGCAAAGCCGGCAGGCGCTGCTGCAAAACCTCGTGTCCCGCGGTGCCGTGCGCGGAGATCCTTTGGCGATCGGCCTCGACGTCACGGAAAGATGTGCCGCGATCGATCTCGATGGGAAGCCGAGCAAACGGCTCTTCGCCATCGGGCCCATCACGCGCGGAACGTTTCTTGAGATCGAGGGCATCCCGAACATCCGCGATCAATGCGCAGCCGTCGCCGCAACGCTTTCGGCGCGTTTCGCGAAGGTCGAGCACTCGACGACCGCAGAGTCTTGA
- a CDS encoding acyltransferase family protein translates to MDKTLPFAMTFPDTTPVSRSTSFRISIARVLCIILVTFVHVQPGIAENVYTLPVDAFGLVYFLLTRVIGLSSVSLLGIVSGFLIAGSLAKGHLSTVTGKVRSLIVPLIAWNAVMFVLIIIYAQLSGNWDKLPEASPLGIANAFLALQEWPLVVPLWFLRDLFVCCLLSPLLVFALYRAPTAAFAVLIGYMLFGQDTWLLQRPQLLLFFAIGLWLRIGAFQDGQVDRATKCLALGLAPMAAVFFFIRIDGIPLHSLNPQVLAGLDTLLRITMAAAIWQVTLLIAGSSKWSRIKRFEPYVFVLFCSHAIVFEFAGIPLRRVFGNYGDPLFSVSFFLQPVIAIAAAWIGVRVLMRLPSVIGKALNGGKLVLPH, encoded by the coding sequence GTGGACAAAACCCTGCCATTCGCCATGACCTTTCCCGATACGACGCCGGTGTCTCGGTCGACGTCGTTCCGCATTTCGATTGCGCGTGTGCTCTGCATCATTCTCGTCACTTTCGTGCACGTTCAGCCAGGCATCGCGGAAAACGTTTATACCCTGCCGGTGGATGCTTTCGGGCTCGTCTATTTCCTGCTGACGAGAGTGATCGGCCTGAGCTCGGTTTCGCTCCTCGGCATCGTCTCCGGTTTCCTTATCGCAGGCAGCCTCGCCAAGGGGCACCTTTCCACAGTCACCGGCAAGGTGCGCTCATTGATCGTTCCGTTGATCGCGTGGAACGCGGTGATGTTCGTTCTTATCATCATCTACGCGCAGCTTTCCGGAAACTGGGACAAATTGCCCGAAGCAAGCCCGCTTGGCATCGCTAATGCTTTTCTCGCCTTGCAGGAATGGCCGCTCGTCGTGCCGTTGTGGTTTTTGCGGGACTTGTTCGTCTGTTGCCTGTTGTCGCCACTCCTCGTCTTCGCTCTTTACCGGGCGCCGACAGCAGCTTTTGCTGTGTTGATCGGCTACATGCTTTTCGGGCAGGACACATGGCTGCTGCAGCGGCCGCAACTCCTGCTGTTCTTCGCGATCGGCCTCTGGCTGCGGATTGGCGCGTTTCAGGACGGTCAAGTCGACCGCGCGACGAAGTGTCTTGCTCTCGGCCTTGCTCCCATGGCGGCTGTCTTCTTCTTCATCCGGATTGATGGTATCCCGCTGCACAGCCTCAATCCGCAAGTTCTGGCAGGGCTCGACACGCTGTTGCGGATCACCATGGCCGCAGCAATCTGGCAAGTGACGCTTCTCATCGCCGGGTCGTCCAAATGGTCGCGGATCAAACGCTTCGAACCCTATGTCTTCGTGCTCTTCTGCAGCCACGCGATCGTGTTCGAATTCGCCGGCATCCCACTGCGGCGTGTGTTCGGAAACTATGGCGATCCATTGTTCTCGGTCTCGTTCTTTCTACAGCCGGTGATCGCCATCGCCGCCGCATGGATCGGCGTGAGGGTCCTGATGCGCCTTCCTTCCGTGATCGGCAAAGCGCTGAACGGCGGCAAGCTCGTCCTCCCGCACTGA
- a CDS encoding metallophosphoesterase family protein, whose amino-acid sequence MPPPRARLTLGDDDRPIYAIGDVHGCLDALRRLEAKIVADAATIEGRKLIVMLGDYVDRGPESAGVIDHLLEEAPAGFDRICLAGNHEQLMLDVLEGRAGLDRWRALGSDATLASYGIDSERLLHLGSSSAEVGAMIGETVPAAHLAFLRDLPVLLSTRLHIFVHAGLRPNMPVAEQSDRSLMTLRLAPSDATQLPDRYIVHGHTPVARVAMQNRRINVDTGACFTGRLSALRIWRGGGRVLST is encoded by the coding sequence ATGCCACCGCCTCGGGCGCGCCTGACGCTTGGGGACGACGATCGCCCGATCTATGCGATCGGCGACGTGCATGGCTGTCTCGACGCGCTTCGGCGGCTTGAAGCCAAGATCGTTGCGGATGCTGCTACGATCGAGGGACGCAAGCTGATCGTGATGCTTGGCGACTATGTCGATCGTGGTCCCGAATCGGCCGGTGTGATCGACCATCTGCTCGAAGAGGCGCCTGCGGGGTTCGACCGCATCTGCCTTGCCGGCAATCACGAACAGCTCATGCTCGACGTTCTCGAAGGACGCGCGGGCCTCGATCGCTGGCGCGCACTCGGCAGCGACGCGACCCTCGCCTCTTACGGCATCGACAGCGAGCGACTTCTGCATCTGGGCAGCTCGAGCGCGGAAGTCGGCGCGATGATCGGCGAGACGGTGCCTGCTGCGCATCTGGCATTCCTGCGCGACCTGCCGGTGCTGCTCAGCACCCGCCTTCACATTTTCGTCCATGCGGGCCTCAGGCCAAACATGCCGGTTGCCGAGCAGAGCGATCGATCGCTGATGACGCTGCGCCTTGCGCCGAGTGACGCCACGCAGCTTCCGGATCGCTACATCGTGCATGGCCACACACCCGTCGCGCGTGTTGCCATGCAAAACCGGCGCATCAACGTGGATACCGGCGCCTGCTTCACCGGGCGCCTTTCGGCCCTGCGCATCTGGCGCGGCGGCGGGCGCGTCTTGTCCACATAG
- a CDS encoding Wzz/FepE/Etk N-terminal domain-containing protein — MHQRNFALDRRLAVTPEQPEDKDQFIDLDRLLNIAWRRARIVAVAAAIGLALGIAYLLMTPSTYTAATRILLDENLTRYAQEERNGAGPMQIDTMMSSEVEILRSSRLAHSVVAELDLHRNELFLDPPMSPVVWLRSQIRSTISSLTSSGEKGAGLSEAAQIGRAAAILQANLVAERVGRSFAIEVRYSAKDAALAGAIARAYANQYLADQLNANFDATQQATVWLQSRLENLRTEWLAASLRAERFRAENNLTAVSGELVSDQQLSEVNEQLILAQAETANARARYQRFQAIIEEGPEQAVLSAVIPTDIANSASLNELKSRYLNMVERESEISERFGEDHPQAVTLRRQSADLSRQIYQELQQVTASYRNEYEVAQAREQSLRDNVGARTGENSVAGEALVELRELEQQSSALGTLYQTFLARYEEASQQQTFPIAKARVISEASNPTRPSAPSKTLTLGLALVLGMFSGTGIGAVQEFRERFFRTGDDVRRALGIDFLGYLPLVAKDGSEGDAAAADEDPGPALLKLAVNAPSSLFAETLRNARLVADVVLQEKPSRVIAFASVLPREGKTTVATNFAAMLAASGQSTLLIDADMRNPGLTRRLAIEPQSSLVDVLLNGHDWREALLVSRQSGLAILPATTRQRLSHTADLISGKAMRALIEDARGSYRYIIVDLPPLGPVVDARAFAPLADAFLMVTAWGTTPRALLRATLENEPQVSGKTLGAILNKTDMAKLSRYGSFGGAERYMGDYADYYLDGAAGRHAASG; from the coding sequence ATGCATCAGAGAAATTTCGCACTGGACCGTCGCCTTGCCGTGACGCCCGAACAGCCTGAGGACAAGGACCAGTTCATCGATCTGGACCGGTTGCTCAACATTGCGTGGCGGCGCGCACGGATCGTGGCGGTGGCGGCTGCGATCGGCCTGGCGCTCGGCATCGCCTACCTCCTCATGACGCCTTCGACATATACGGCCGCGACGCGCATTCTGCTCGATGAAAATCTCACGCGTTATGCGCAGGAAGAGCGTAACGGGGCCGGACCGATGCAGATCGACACGATGATGTCGAGCGAAGTCGAAATTCTCCGCTCCTCCCGTCTCGCCCATTCGGTCGTTGCAGAGCTGGACCTCCATCGCAACGAACTGTTCCTCGATCCACCGATGTCTCCGGTGGTCTGGCTGCGTTCGCAGATCCGCTCGACCATCTCGTCGCTCACATCGAGCGGTGAGAAGGGCGCAGGACTGTCGGAAGCAGCACAGATCGGCCGGGCGGCTGCAATCCTGCAGGCCAACCTCGTCGCCGAGCGTGTCGGGCGAAGCTTCGCCATCGAGGTGCGCTACAGCGCCAAGGATGCCGCGCTTGCTGGGGCGATCGCGCGCGCCTATGCCAACCAGTATCTCGCCGATCAGTTGAACGCCAATTTCGATGCGACCCAGCAGGCCACTGTCTGGCTGCAAAGTCGGCTGGAGAACCTGCGCACCGAATGGCTCGCCGCATCGTTGCGCGCAGAGCGGTTCCGGGCCGAGAACAACCTCACGGCTGTGAGCGGCGAGCTCGTCTCCGATCAGCAGCTCTCCGAAGTCAACGAGCAGCTGATCCTGGCGCAGGCCGAAACCGCCAATGCGCGAGCGCGGTATCAGCGTTTTCAGGCGATCATCGAGGAAGGTCCGGAGCAGGCGGTGCTGAGCGCCGTCATCCCCACCGACATTGCCAACAGCGCATCGCTCAACGAACTGAAAAGCCGCTACCTCAACATGGTCGAGCGCGAGAGCGAAATTTCTGAGCGCTTCGGCGAGGACCATCCGCAGGCCGTCACACTCCGGCGGCAGTCGGCCGATCTCAGCCGGCAGATATACCAGGAGCTGCAGCAGGTTACGGCGAGCTACCGCAACGAATACGAGGTTGCGCAGGCGCGCGAACAATCGCTTCGGGACAATGTTGGTGCGCGCACGGGTGAAAACTCGGTCGCGGGGGAGGCCCTGGTCGAACTGCGTGAGTTGGAGCAGCAATCATCGGCGCTCGGCACCCTCTACCAGACTTTTCTCGCCCGCTACGAGGAAGCCTCGCAGCAGCAGACGTTCCCTATCGCCAAGGCGCGCGTCATCTCGGAAGCCTCCAACCCGACGCGGCCATCGGCTCCGAGCAAGACATTGACGCTGGGGCTGGCGCTCGTCCTCGGCATGTTCTCAGGTACGGGGATCGGCGCGGTTCAGGAGTTCCGCGAGCGCTTCTTCCGCACGGGCGATGATGTTCGCCGGGCGCTGGGCATCGACTTCCTGGGCTATCTGCCCCTGGTTGCGAAGGATGGAAGCGAAGGCGATGCCGCTGCCGCGGATGAAGATCCCGGTCCGGCGCTGCTCAAGCTCGCCGTCAACGCGCCGTCGTCGCTCTTTGCCGAGACGCTGCGCAATGCGCGCCTGGTCGCCGATGTGGTGCTGCAGGAAAAACCAAGCCGCGTCATCGCCTTTGCCTCCGTACTTCCGCGCGAGGGCAAGACGACCGTCGCTACGAACTTTGCTGCCATGCTTGCGGCATCGGGTCAGTCGACGCTGCTGATTGATGCGGACATGCGCAATCCGGGGCTGACCCGGCGTCTGGCGATCGAACCGCAAAGCTCCTTGGTCGACGTGCTCTTAAACGGGCATGACTGGCGCGAGGCGCTTCTTGTCAGCCGCCAGTCGGGGCTCGCCATCCTGCCGGCAACCACGCGCCAGAGGCTTTCGCATACGGCCGATCTCATTTCCGGCAAAGCCATGCGCGCGCTGATCGAAGATGCCCGCGGCAGCTATCGCTACATCATCGTCGATCTTCCGCCCCTTGGGCCGGTGGTCGATGCGCGTGCCTTCGCGCCGCTCGCGGACGCGTTTCTCATGGTGACCGCTTGGGGCACGACACCGCGCGCCTTGCTGCGGGCAACGCTCGAAAACGAGCCGCAGGTCTCCGGCAAGACACTCGGCGCGATCTTGAACAAGACCGACATGGCGAAGCTATCGCGATATGGCTCCTTCGGTGGCGCAGAGCGATATATGGGCGACTATGCCGACTACTATCTGGACGGAGCGGCGGGCCGTCATGCTGCGTCTGGCTGA